The following are from one region of the Trichoderma breve strain T069 chromosome 5, whole genome shotgun sequence genome:
- a CDS encoding fungal specific transcription factor domain-containing protein: MGYASLSAWRLHADTVALLTFLGIHTDPLQDSSQPNFCQENRKQLAAFIFMMDQTFVMFTGRPPLINYRFMFMPLPLDIDDGDFFADEAVVTRSFNGLDANGWNTHGGIYSVSFIRARTICAFIRAELVEVALNKAANISTSTLLDIKSRQISAMRQIPSSLIYKPREILDPKIPSYHILAQLLVQLDHLQNIFILERLLLRQNMLDEGDLLVTSFEMVSLTLTFWSHKDRLLEARNDFEWLLIAYAAPGGGIMCMELLEPTFTGTHPKNDKITRASIIQQLSMLVAFLNWVHPPAPNADLCANCKAVIQHVLDHTLNTTIESTWPPPSLDSLPLDFNFELLDTFSWARG; encoded by the exons ATGGGATACGCAA GTTTATCAGCATGGAGACTGCATGCGGATACAGTGGCTCTCCTCACCTTCCTAGGAATACATACAGATCCACTGCAAGATTCATCGCAGCCCAACTTTTGTCAAGAGAATCGGAAGCAACTCGCAGCATTTATCTTCATGATGGATCAAACCTTTGTCATGTTCACGGGGCGGCCCCCTCTTATAAACTACAGGTTCATGTTTATGCCGCTGCCTTTAGACATTGATGACGGCGATTTCTTTGCTGACGAGGCCGTGGTCACTCGTTCGTTCAATGGCTTGGATGCAAATGGCTGGAATACACATGGCGGCATCTACTCTGTGAGTTTTATTCGTGCGCGTACGATTTGTGCCTTCATTCGGGCAGAACTTGTGGAAGTTGCACTCAACAAAGCCGCCAACATTTCAACGAGTACACTACT GGATATCAAGTCTCGTCAGATTAGTGCAATGAGACAAATCCCCTCATCACTAATATATAAACCTCGCGAGATTCTGGACCCCAAAATTCCCTCCTACCATATCTTGGCTCAGCTCCTTGTCCAATTAGATCACCTTCAGAACATCTTTATTCTCGAGAGGCTCCTACTTCGTCAGAACATGTTAGATGAGGGCGACTTGCTTGTTACTAGCTTCGAGATGGTATCTCTTACACTCACCTTTTGGTCTCATAAAGACCGCCTGCTCGAAGCGCGCAACGATTTTGAGTGGCTG TTAATCGCTTACGCTGCTCCCGGAGGTGGAATCATGTGcatggagcttcttgagCCTACATTTACAGGAACCCACCCCAAGAATGACAAGATCACTCGAGCAAGCATTATACAACAGCTGAGCATGTTAGTGGCCTTCCTCAACTGGGTgcatcctccagctcccaaTGCAGACCTTTGTGCCAATTGCAAGGCAGTGATACAGCACGTCCTCGATCATACATTGAACACGACGATTGAGAGTACCTGGCCGCCGCCATCGTTGGATTCTTTGCCTCTAGACTTCAATTTTGAATTGCTTGACACGTTCAGCTGGGCACGTGGGTAG